From Epinephelus lanceolatus isolate andai-2023 chromosome 2, ASM4190304v1, whole genome shotgun sequence, one genomic window encodes:
- the LOC117265648 gene encoding regulator of G-protein signaling 9-binding protein → MGKDECKTMLDALNKVTACYRHLVIALGSTSDSQNLREELKRTRKKAQELAVANRTKLTSLLKDKTISKEDRAEYERLWVLFSSSMELLEVDMKRSLEIAQDFPLKVPTRHLIQTGMTGSTTTVAARAMSVQNMKYEADSNIDTADLRDLQSEITQVTQMMEEMEMKVQVAPWAVEAKQEAGAELKSNMSVGNSSVGVISICEEEPKEEEGGGNRDAGFASICAVLVFFIIVTVAVVLGYLVINMS, encoded by the coding sequence ATGGGGAAAGATGAGTGCAAAACAATGCTGGACGCTTTGAACAAAGTGACCGCCTGCTACAGGCACCTGGTGATCGCTTTGGGAAGCACCTCGGACTCGCAGAACCTGCGAGAGGAGCTGAAGAGGACCCGCAAAAAGGCCCAGGAGCTGGCCGTGGCCAACAGGACTAAACTGACCTCTCTGCTCAAAGATAAGACCATCAGCAAAGAGGACCGGGCCGAGTACGAGCGCCTATGGGTGCTGTTTTCGAGCAGCATGGAGCTCCTGGAGGTGGACATGAAAAGGTCCCTGGAGATAGCGCAGGATTTCCCCCTCAAGGTGCCGACGAGACACCTGATCCAGACGGGGATGACCGGCAGCACCACCACGGTGGCGGCCCGCGCCATGAGCGTGCAGAACATGAAATACGAGGCGGACAGCAACATCGACACGGCGGACCTCCGGGACCTGCAGTCCGAGATCACCCAGGTGACCCAgatgatggaggagatggagatgaAGGTGCAGGTGGCGCCGTGGGCCGTCGAGGCGAAGCAGGAGGCGGGCGCGGAGCTCAAATCCAACATGAGTGTAGGAAATTCCTCCGTGGGTGTCATCTCCATCTGCGAAGAGGAGcccaaagaggaggaggggggaggcaACAGGGATGCTGGCTTTGCGTCGATCTGCGCCGTGCTCGTGTTCTTTATCATCGTCACGGTCGCTGTGGTGCTAGGATATTTGGTCATCAATATGTCCTGA